The Fusarium falciforme chromosome 10, complete sequence DNA segment TGCTCTCGGCCTTTTACCAGCGCGCCAATTTCTACTCGGCCATGGTCTATCTGGCCCAGAGCAACTCTTGTCTGCTGGTATGTGTCCCCCCGCGGTCCCGGAAACCGGAGCTCCCCTCATCGTGAGCGTAATCCCATGCTGATCTCACAACCACCAGGTATTGGTCAACTTTTCGCTGCTGCTGTACAGCAGTATCGTCTACGGACTCATCCGGCTCTTCTTTGGCCCCCTCCGCGCCGTCGAGGTCGAGCAACTTACCGAACGAGCCTGGTTTGCGATAACAGAGACATGCCTGGCCATGACCATATTTCGAGACGAGATTGGGGCCTGGTTCCTCGTCATGTTTACAGCCCTGGTTACGGGCAAGATCTGGGGATGGATCGGCGACGCGCGGGTCGAGCTGCTCGAGCAGGCACCACCACCGAATCCCCGTCTCTTCCACTTGCGACTCAGCGCGTCCCTGTTGCTGAGCTTCGCCTACGACATGTTCATCCTCCGCTACACGGTCAACACGGTTATTCAGCAGGCAAAGCCCAACATGATGTTTATGTTTCTGTTTGAGTTTGCCATTCTGGCGACTTGCTCATGGCGGACGTCGGCTCGCTACGCACTCTCCCTGGTGGAGCATCGCATTGAAGAGACACAGAAGCACAGGCGTCTGGCTGCGAGGAGGGCCGAGGTTCAAAGGGAGCGAGATACTATCGTGCAGCAACGGGaggtggcggcggcagcaggcGAGGAGGTGTCTGATGAACCTCTGCCCAACCCAGACGACATCGAAGAGATGGATATCGAGGTCCCAGGGTGGTCAGCCAAGGGAGAATTCGTTCTCTGGCTGGACCTCATCAGCGGTAAGAATTGTCGATTTATAATCCAAGTCCAATACTGACGAGACTAGATATGATGAAGCTGGGTATTTAcgtggccttcttctttatgCTCCTTGCTTTCTATGGCCTTCCTATCCACATCATGAGGGACTTGTTCATGACCTCAAGGGACTTTATCAAGAGACTGGGAGCTCTGCTGCGATATCGAAAGGCCGTACAGGAGATGAATCGATATCCCGACGCTACCGAGGAGGACCTGGCAAGAGAGAACACGTGCATTATTTGCCGTGAGGACATGCAGCTCTGGGATCCCCAAAATAACCCAGACACGATTGACCGAGTCCGGCCCAAGAAGCTTCCCTGTGGGCATATTCTGCACCTTGGCTGCCTCAAAAGCTGGCTTGAACGCCAACAGGCCTGTCCTATCTGCCGTCGGCCCGTTAGCCTCAACGATAATGCCCGAGCAGCCGAGAACAGAGCAGCCGGACTTCGAATTGAGCTTGGAGCTAGGGGCCCTGCAAACCAGCAAGCCCCAGCAGATGCTGGAAACGCCGCAGCTCAGGGGCAGCAGAACGGGGAtggacctggacctggacctgAACAGCGCCAAGGGCCGAGAATATTCAACTTTGGCCCCATACGGATAGGATTCGGAGCCAACGGCCAGCAAGTGCGAGAGCTTGCTCAGCAGTTCGGTATACCTCAAGCTGCCTTTAATCAGGGTCTGGCTCCTCCTACCCCAGCGGCTGCTACTCCCAACCCTGCTGTCCAGACTGGTCCGGCGACTCCTCAGCCGCTCGCCGGAGACAACATTCAGAATATTGGAACTCTGCTGTATCAAGCGGATATGATGATTCAACGCGAATTGCAGTCACTTCAGGTTGCCCAGCAAGAATTGCAAACCGTCCATCTGCTTCAGGCTGAGCTTCAACGCCTCCGTCAAAGGCACCAGCAGTCTCAAGAGCAATCGCAGGGTGGTCAGTCCCAGTTGGCGCCCTCCTCTGCTCTACCCACGACGCAACCTCCCCTGGtcccccatcaccatcaccactaTCAGATGCCACCTCAAGTGGCCGTGACTCAACCACCCGGTTTCTCCTCATTCCCCACCATCCCTCCACGAAACTCGAGCCCTCTCATGGCCCGGCACGGCGCACCTGCCAATGCCGTGCCTATTCCCGCTGGAAGCACCGACCTCCCAGAGGGTGTTGTCATCCCGCCTGGTTGGTCTCTGTTGCCCCTGCATAGGCTAGATGGGGGCCAGAGCTCGACTCAGCCCTCGCCTCAAGCTGGGCCTCAGACGACAGTGGCTGATGGTAACAATGTGCCTCAACCTACGCCTACTGCCAGACAGCCGTCCCCCAGTGGAAGTGGAAGCAATGACGCCCAGGCCTCGACTGAACCCAGCTCGTCTGTTTCTGCCCCTGAGACAACCATCTCTCGTTCTTCCCAACCCTCTCAGTTCACTTCTCAGTTTATGCGCGCCGTGGACCCTCCTACTGTAGTTGCACCCAGCCCTCGCATGCCTAACTGGGGAGGATCGGCTCAGCTGTTTGGTGGCAGCGGCGCTCGCCTGGACCAGACAGATTCAGTACCTCGAAACGAGCCACATGTAACTGCAGGCCAAGCTGCCCCTGTTGACCCATCCTCCCAGCTAGCCCATCCGGAGGCAGAGTCTCACCAGCAGATGCAGCAAGACGATTCGTCGGCGCAGTCAAGTGACTCGGACGACTTGCCAGAGACGAAACCCGCCAAGGGAAAGGCCCGAGCTGTGACTGTTGAGGATgtagatgacgaggagggcatGGCCAGAAGTGAAGAGGGCACCAGCAGCGAGCGGAGGGAGGGTTAGACGATGATTGAGCTGAAAAAGTTAGATGCGCTTCCCCCctacctctctctctctacaCCGGCATACCCACtgcatacatacatacatactcAGTTGGCTCATCAATGAGCTCAAAACTCACATCTTTTACTCCAAGTAGCGACATGAACCCGGCGTTTTGGGGGAGTTTTTTTCCGTTCCTTTTTCATATTGATTTTCTTTGCTCAATTGTATGGGGCTTGTTGTGTTACACACATGACTAACAGTAgtcaagatgatggatgggctGTAGAAACGTGGATATTGGTTGTATCAGAGACAAGACATAGCAGAATGAGAAGCGTGATCGGGTCACCCGCTCTTTTTTTACCGGATGGTATATTATCGAACAGGTATCACATATTCTGACTTGACATCATTCATGTTGTGTTGGCTGATAATATACTGCAATACTCAAGAATACAAGTTTGTGACTGCCGAATCGAATATTGTACATCTTCCAACGCTGGACATGCGAAAGTAATCCGTACTATACATCAAGTCTCGACATGACCCAGAAACTCCTATGACGATGATAATGATGCCATTGGTCGTTGCAGTGACGGGATGCTGATTGATGAGTAAAAAGGAGATGATGCAGATATGGAAAGTCAGGGGCAAGACAAACAATGCATCGAAACATACCAAAGCGAATAACAGAAACACACAGCAGAGAGATGCAGGATGCAATGAAGGAAGAAGACAAGCGAGTTGAACGAATCCAAAAGGCAGCGGCTCAAAGGGAAATATGCTTCCTGCTCTTCATGACTCCCCTAAAGAGACGTTTCCATAGTGTCGACATTCCGAGACAAAATATACCCTCCCCTCCTTGCTATTCCTCCACCGTTGACCATGAGCGTCGAAGCAAagcagaagaaagaaaaagagaggtGACCAAGGTAAGCCAAGAGCGCGATTGACAAAGAAAACCCGTATCCGCGGTACGGTTACCCAAGAATTCCGCCATACCTGTACCTGTGCCTATACCTGCTCCCATGTTTGTCCGTTGAAACGGTGCGCATTAATcattccatctcatctccgAAGGCGTCCATGTCTTCCAGTCCAGGAGTGTTAGTCGACCCCAAAATCACCTCCTCCTATGTCTCGAGCACATCCAAGTCCTCGTCCTTGGGTGGCAATGGGGTCTCGCGCTCCAAGAACTCCTCTCCCCTCTCCCATGCTGCCCCGGGTCCTGAATAGCTCGGCTCGGGGATCGATGACGGTTTCGAAGTCGTAGTCGTGGCTTCAAGGCCGCTGCTACTGCTCATCTCCCGCAGGATGCTCGCCGACCTCTCGCCTTTCACCGGCTGGGGGCTGAGCACTCCTGGGGCCGACTGCGCAACATAAGTAGGTGACTTTATATCCTCTGAACCAAAGGGCAATGGGCGTGATGGGATCTCGCGACTCACACCTCCCGCACCGCTCTCTcgctcctcgccctcgtcccTACCACCGAGCTTCTTTAGCAACACATCGTGCTGCTTGGCCAACTTCTGAAGCTGTGCCAATGGATCCTGGTGATGCAGCACCAAGTCAGTCAACTCACACAGGCAGTCTGCAGGCCCCCATCGTCTCCCATGCACACATACCCAGTCAGACTGCGACGGCACCCCCTCAGCTTCCGGAAGCTGCCTTGCCCCTCCATGGGCCCCATGTTCTGTGTCATCTCCCGACCAGAATGACTGCCGGTGGATCGGCGCTGGTGTCACTGGCAAACTCGGACGCTCCGCTGCGCTGGGGAAATCAGTGAGCTTCATACCACGAAGCCTCACACCACCCCGGTCATCTCTCCACGGTGCAGTTGATGGGCTCTTGATACGCCCGAGGGAGCCCGAACTCTTGCCACGTCGGTGGCCGCGCAGACCCTCAACATAACGCTCAATCTCTGGGACCTCATCCCAGGCATTGACACGCGTGAATGACGTCCAGGGATCTGATGGAATGATCTGAAGGGTTGGCGTGACTGGCGTGGATGGCTCACTCTTTGCTTCAGTCGTGGACGAAGCTACTCCAGCGGATTCAGTCAGAACCTCGGTTGTTGCAGATGGTCCCGTGGAAGATTCTACCGAAGATTCCACCAAAGGTTCTCTGGAGTATTCTCCAGATGGCTGTCCTGGCTGTTGTCCTGGCTGTTGTACCGAATGCTGCCCTGAAGGTTCTCCCGAGGGTTGCCATGAAGGTTGGCTTGGAGGTTGGTGTGAAGGCCCTCCCGTATGCACCACCGAAGGCTGTGGCGTGGGCTCGACGACAGGCTCTGGTGCAGGGGGCTCTGCAAAGCTTCTTGTCGGGGGTGGTCGGTTGCGCTCCCAAGGGAAAATCTCAGAAGGTGCCTTGGTGGGCGGAGCAGGAGGCTCTTTGGGAACCTCGTACCACATATTCTTTGGCGGACTCGGGTATCGTTCGGGCGGGACGAACGGGGTTGTGTCCTGGGACATCTCATAATGTGTTGATGGGAAGTTCATCGCTTCAGGCTTCGAGTCGGAGGGAGGCGGTTGTCTAATAAGGTCAGTAATTCTCTCGGGGGCTAGAGGGCTGCAAAAGTTATGCCTACCTTTGAGCATCCCAGCTGTGCATCGTAATAGGGGGAGGCTCATTCTTTGGTTCTACATGTTGGTGCACATGCGGGGCCCCttcatggtggtgatgctcgGTGCCGTGGTGCTCCGAGTGGTGTTCATGCTGAGCTTGTTCGCCCTGGGGaccaggagctggagcttcaCCGTGAGAGCCCTCGCCATGATGTTGTTCATGATGATGCCCGGAATCTTGTAGATGGTGCTGATGTCCATGATCATGCCCATCATGATGCGGTTGATGCTCAGGATGGTGCCCACCAGACGAAGAGCCCTGTTGGTCATGGGAATGGTGCTCATCAGCAGGTGGCTGCCCGTGTGTCGGCTCAGGGTGCCATTCACCCTTGGTAAAGTACTGCACATACTCGGGAGCAGGAGGCCCCTTTTCTGGAGCAGACTCCTAGATAACTATGTTAGCAAACCCGGGTTCTGCAGCTCGCAAAATGTCAACAACCTACTTGGTGCCTATAGTGTCTGTCATAGACTGCCCACCATCGCCCTACCATGTCGTTGAAGGGATCGGTCCCGCGAGGGGCGTCTCGGCCAGTAAACCATGGCTTGTTGGCGCCAATAAAATGCACCATATTTATGCTGGACTGGAAGTGCCGATACGCTGGGACGTATTGGTAGTGGGCGGATGGAGTGACGTTGTAAGTGAAGCTGATGCGGTTGTACTGGCTGCCGAAATGCATGTTGATGAGACCTTGGTCGGCACCATCAAAGGAGATACCCCTCTCAGCCATTGCAATCATGGCATAGAAATCACCCATGTTGGGCGTCAAAACCATGACACCCGTGTTGAAGAGATCTGGCCATCCAATGTCGGGGGCGGCAGAAAAAGGGTGGGTGATATCGAAGAGCTCATCGGGAGCTCTGTATGCGACAATGTCGGCGTCGATGTAGACAATCTTTGAGAACTGCGTGAGCTTCCAAAGATTGATCTTGGTAAATGCTGAATGCAGGTCGCCACGATTCATAAGGTACAAGTTGGCTGGGTTGTCATTGCGAATGCGCGGGACGGGAAAGATGTAGTCGTAAACCGCCTAGGGGGTGGTTGGTTAGCATGGGCAAATCTGGAAAACCTAGGGCATTGGGAACTTACCTTTAGCTGGGTAATGGAGTCGGCAGACACAGAGTCGAGCGTGACCAAAACGGCCAGCTTGCGATGGGTTCCAGCATCGCGGAGGGAGTGTGCGAGAACCAGGGCGCCTGGAGGAGGGTCAGCGAGATGTCGAGAGGGTACGGAAGCTAATTGAAAATAATTGACGGACCAGGGAGGTAGGAATCGCTCAGAAGAAGCTATTTGAGAGTCAGTTTGCCGATATCCAAGTCGGATGGGAGCTCCGAACAGCTCGGAGGGCGCGGATAGGGGACGAACCGTAGCATAGACTTGCTCCCCGCCTGCACCTGAAGCGGCCATTGCGACTGAGTTGACCTTGGCTGTAAGACAAACCTCGGGAGCAATCCGCCCAGGTCAGCTACAGGTTGAATATGCCGGTCAGCAACGCATGGATGGGAGCtcgagaggaggagatgctgaGAGCGAGTCGGAAGGTGGAGGTTTGACAGGGTGTCGCGGTCAACGGACGGAGCGCGTCGAGAAGCCGAGGAGTCGTCGTCAGTCAAGGCAGAGGACGTTGGGAGCTTTGACTTggtaaaaagaaaaagctaGCGAATTAACTAGTGCGTTTGAGAATATTGTAAAAATCCCCTCGCATCGACAGGTGGACTCTCGGAAAAGAGAGGAATAAGATTGGAAGCGAGACGTGACGTGATAACAGAGAGGATGGTAGGTAAAGAGAGCGAGAGAAGGTGCAGcagcaatggatggatggtgatgtGATGATCCGATGATGGCCCTGGAGGGGGAACCTGGCCAGGAACCTTGGGCCTGCTACCCGAGCGAGCTCCTGTGGGGCAGAGGCGCAGGGATTGCCGTTTTCTAGTGGAGCAGGCGGCCCCCACCAGCAGGCATGAACGCCAAACCGCTCCCTGCAATTTGGACAAGCTTCAGCGAACTTTTTCTCTCCCTCAGGGACCAGAAACTCTGCTGCAAGCCACGGCTGGCTAGCAAGGGGCGTTCTAGAAGCGCCGACGAGGTGAAAGTCTGAGGGTAGCAGTGCGTCTGTGATCAAAAATGAGCATAACGGATAGACATGTTTTTGGGGTTGCAGCGGATGATATGTTGGTACGTAGGTACCCCCTGGCAGGCTCGAGTCCCGGCCGAGATGGGCTTGGACCAGTAGCAGCGGCTCTAGCAAATCGCCACTAATTTCAACGGCTGCACGATGATGGAATTCCTTTCGTCTGATGTGCATGCTAATTATCCTGGGCTAGGCGAACTTATCCATTTGCAAATTCGCAATTGCTCTTGATGCATTCGCATCATACACAGCATAGCGTATTCCTTGTCCCTCGGTCTGAGGCCGTCTCCTGCATTCATCCCAAACTGGTCATGTTCCCCTTGTAAGCCGCTGCAAGTATGCGACGCGCCCTAGCATCAAGCAACAAGGCTTGCCCGGTCTGGATACGCAATCTCAACCATTCCTAGCCATCTTTCCCTTGATCGATGTTGCAGATTGGATGTTAACACCGCATATACGACCACTGCGCGCTGCAGAGccccctcttctcttcatccctTATAAAGACATCCAATCTCCTCTCATATGCCAGTCGAAATGCCGTGACGTCTCTTGCTTGCAGATATTAACCCTGACCTCTTTTGCGCCACGCCTGAGATTCTCCTCTCCGAGACATCCATGTTTAATCGGGCCAAGTACATCCGAGAGGAGGCGCCTTTGCCCATGCCAATGCCAGTCCATCTCACTTCCTTCAGACAGGGAAGCCTCGTTCTCAGAACTACCCCGGACCCCAATATGCCGAGATCTGCAATGCGCCCACATACCCGCATCAAAGATATCTCGACGATGCCTGTTTCATCTACCTATTAGGTCGATCTTTGCGCATCACACGATCTTACCTGCATGGTCCACGTGAGCTTAAGTTGCATCAATGATGGTATCTCCTTCCTGTTTCCTAAAAAGTCGGTCCATGATTTACACACTTTGCCTGCTACAGTATCGAGCTGGCTTTGACTGGTTCGAGAGCTGCGTCTATTGCTCTCGGCGTGTCATCTCCCCATCTTACACTTGGGGTTCTAGAGCTGAATCTGCCAATGTGTTCAACTGCATTGTCTTAGCTCTCCTGTCTCTCTTGGGTCATGTCTCAAGCCACCATGACCCCTTTAACCAGACATTTCAACACACAATACGAGCTTGTTAAACTCCTCAACCACTCTCAAGACGCCCTCATCCCCTGAAAACACATTCCGCAGCTAGAACTACAGATCCTTCTTGAACTTGTGCTCTGGCTTGTGTGTCGTTTCGTAGTCAATGTGGACGTACGCTCGCTCAATGTCGGGGAGATCCTCGAGCTTGAACTGCAGCGCCTCGGCCACATCGTGGCTCTCCTGCAGCGTCTGGGTTGGGTCCATGACAATGTCGACCTCGGCGATCAGACGCGGGCCCGAGTGGTATACCCGCACCGTGTCGATGCCCTGGATAGCGTCCGAGTGAGTGACACACACGTACGTGATGAGCTGCTGCATCTCGACAGAGCCCGTAacgccgacgacgaggaggaactCGCCAAAGGCGGTGCCCAGCCAGATACCAGAGATGAGCACCGACAGGAGGATGGCGCCCATTGGGTCAATCCACCAGAGGAGCTTGGCACCACCGACGGATGTCAAGATACCGAAGCCATTGATGAGAAGGTCGTTGCGGTGATCCTGCCAGAGAATGTTGATCTGACTGTACTTGTCCTTGAGCGCCCAGCAGTACAGGAAGAGGGCAAACTTGGTGGCGAAAGCGCAGCAGACGGCGACAACAGAGGGTAGGTAGAACTTCTTATCGTCCTTCTCTTGAACCAGCTCCTGACAGGCAAACGCAATAATAATGAGAGAGACAGCAATCATGAGGAAGCAAAAAACAATGTTGCCCACAGTCTCGAGACGGGCCTTGCCCGCGGGGAAGCGGCGGGGATCCACGCGGCGAATGGCTCGGGCAGAGAGGATGAGGGTGAGGTTGCTCAGAGGGTCGAAGATGGAgtcggccatggtggtgaAGAGCGAGAGGGAGCCTGACGAGATGGCGGCGTAGAGCTGGACGGCCGACAGGACAACGTTGGCAGCAAAGGAGCCCCAGACGGCGATGCGGAACTTGAGCTGATCATCGCCATGCTCCTGGCGGGCCTCGTCGCGGTGCTCCTCGACAGACTTGAGCATGCGCTCAATGGCCGCGTTCTGGTTCTTGTAGAAGCCCTGGAGCTTGCGCGCCTTGACTTTGGAGCCCACCTGGTCGGGGATGCACTTGCGGCCAGCGGCGCCGTCGCGCTTCCGCGACGTGTTGGCTTTGATCTCGTCTAGGTCCGAGTCCGTCTTGTACGCCCGCGCGAGGCCATACGGGTCAGGGTCGAGACAGCTAGGGTGTCGGCGGCCAGTGGCTGTGACCTGGCTTTCGACATCTGTCAAGTGAGAGGGATTCCGGGCAATGGTCTCGTTGTCGTCCGCCGTCACGGGCTCAAAGGCGGTACTGGATGCATGGCGGTTATTGGAGCTCCGCGAGCTGCTGCGAGCTACATTGAGGGACTGGAGGTGAATGGCGTGTGTGTGATGGATGACGGTGCTGGAGTTGTCGGGAGACATGATGGGCCACTGCAGTTTTCAATCGACCTGGGAGCTGTGAGGAGGGGGATTTGAGAAGCTGCGAGGGCTTGTGAGGAGTCACGCGAGCGAATGGGAGATATCCAAGTGCCGAGGATGGCGGTCAGTGAGGTGACGAGCTTGAGGGGAAGCTGTCCCAGAAGAGAAGACCGACACAATGCGGCCTCTTGATGTGGCAGGAGACCGGAAGACCGGGTAAGACAACGAGACTCGTGAAAGTGCAAACACACAAGAAGAGAGAGGGCAACACAAGAACCAAGATATTGTGGGAGGATGAACAGGTCCTGAAGAGCGGAGTAGTatttctctcctcctcaaagAGGCCTCTCCTAGCGTTGCGATGAGCCAAAACGATCGTCACCAATAACCAAGATCAGTCACATGGATTTCTTGGCCCTCCCTACCATCCTTACCCCCAAAGGAGAGGCGAGACTGATAGCAAAGCGATTGATAAACACCACAACAAACATACCCGGTCCGGTCTGGCCAACCAGCCATGTCTTCTGGTCCGCCCACGTGGGTTGGGCATGATTGCGAGTAGAGAAAGCGAAGACAAAGGGCCTGGGTGTTTACGTCAATGCGTCAAGGCCCTCAAAGATCCCACGCCGGGAGATGATCGCCCAATGTGTAAAAGGTCGCTTTCGACGGGCGTCTTAACAGAGCACCGCGCAGATGCACTTGCAGGAGCGATAGTGCTAAGGACGCGGGGTACCTGGGCGAGGGTCGGGCAGGGGTTAGTGAGTCCCCGCCCTGAGCGCTTGGGGCGGAGGCTCGTCTCCGAGCGGCGTGGGAGAGGTGGGAGAAATGGCTGATATTACAGTGGAAGAGAAAGGGCAAAGACAACGTTGAATTAGGGAGCGGATGAGGTTCAATTATAGTCCACAACGGCGCCGAGAGTGCTTCGAAAAACGGCCGGGGCTGGGCTCCGCGTCCCGTAGCTTCGGGCGTCTCGAAAACGCACTGGGTTTCGGGCGTCTTCGGAACCAGACACGGGCACCTGGGCCCGCCCCTGACGCAACGGGAAACGCTCATTCACCAGCGGAAATTCCATATCATAAATCAATAGCGTGAGAAGGGCCTAGCTGCAGCATTTCGATCTATTGGTCTGTTGGTTGCTGCGTTGTCAAGAAACGGCAATAAATCTGGGGTAGTTGTTGGTCTAGCCATCGATAGTCAGCGTGGTTAGATAGCTCAGCTAGCCACAGGGTGATGTGCCGATgtctatataaaatttaccTCATCGCTCTCTGTAATAAATGAGACTTCTCTGAAAATACACGAAACAGGTGTGACAGCATCAAGTGATGCTTCACTACAGCGCTCACATCGTACAGGTACCCGAAACCCCAGAGCCCAGTGGCTCTTCTGTATCACAGGTTCCCCACCCTTGGCTTCTATCACGGTAGCACGAGAACCGTCGCCAGCGCAGCTACACTATAGCTTTGCCTCGATCTTGCCATTATCCGGGCTCCTCTCTAGGACCCAGTTGACGACATCCTTTGCAAACTCATCCTGACACAGGTCCAGGTGCAGCGCATGATACCCGCCCTTGTAcgtcttgatggccttgtctGCGATGTCCTGGTTCTCCACGTACTTGACGGCCGCATCGTAGCTGCACGCCATGTCAAcatcgccatggccaagCCATAGCGCCTTCACCTCGCTCCCAAGCTTGACGGATCCCGACTGCAGAGCTGCGGTACGGTCGAGCAGCGCCGCCAAGCACTCCAACGTGCCTGTATCGTGGCACAGCGGATCGTCCCGGAACCCCTTGCCTATCTCAGGCCTTCGCGTCAGGTTCTCTGGTGTGATGACATGCTTCAACTGGAAATGCGGGAGAAGTCTGCCCATCAGTCGTCCAGCAGCGATCTTGATCGAACTGGGGACCTCCTCAGGTGCGAACCCGATGAACGGCGCCTCGAGTATCCAGCCGCGCACCTGGCTCACCAACTCGGCGTACTGCGGATCAGCCGCGAGCGCGAtggcctcgccgccgcccatGGAGTGGCCGAGGACAAAGACCGGCACTTCCGAGGGCAGCTTGCTCTGCAAGAAAGCGGCGATGTCGGCAGTTACCTGGGACGTCGGGCCGGTGTTGCCCTTGTCAGAGGGCTTCCTGACACTGCGACCCCATCCGCGCTGGTCGAAGCCAAAGACTTGGATGCCGTTGGATGCCAGGACGCGGCAGACGTCGTTGTACCAGCCCATGTGGTCACTGAAGCCATGTAACAAGACGGCCTTGGCCCGGATGGGTCCCTCGGGCTATTCAAGCATCAGTATCCCCTCTCTTGTCTCGACCTTACGTTCATGGCTCTACTTACCGTCCATGTCTTTGTGTACAGGCTGGCACCCCCCACCTCAAACGTACCCTCGGTTTCGGTTGACATGGAGCTCGCTTGTCGGGGTAGTTGTAAAAGAGCTGACGAAGAAGCGAAATGCAGCAAAAAATACCAGTATCTGATGTATCAGACGATGCCCAATATTGTTTTTAGCAACGAATGAAGCTGTCCAAGGAGGGAAATCGTGTTGCGCCGAAACTCAAGGCAGCCATGAGATTAAACTTGGTCGTTAGGTAAGGGTCATGCCGCTTGTCTTTGATCCGTTTGGGTCACATGTGACAGCCGTTGCCGAGAAACTCAACCTGCGATATAGTTATTGGCTTCACCACATGAACGAGGCTTGGATGGCGTCGCGCTAGAAGATTACCACTCAAATCTGCTTATGCTCATCATTTCGAGCATGGAGTATGGATATGGATATGCCTCGCAGTGATATTTGATGCAGGCCAACTCATATACGAATAACTGCTATGGATCCATTACTGCGTATGTCGGTTAGTTAGTAGACGAGGCCCCTGGCCAAGAAACACCATATTGAAACTCTGCCTTCTATTCACGCTCGCCCGCCCCCAACCCCTTGATCCATTTTCTCCATTTTTTGGGATTAAATAACAGACCGGACCGACGACGCCAATGAAAGTAGGGTACCTGTCGAGTGGAGTTCTCTCTGCAGCTGCTGGCAGCAGAATCATCTGCCACAGAACCCAGACGTAGATATCGGGATATATAATGTACATGATTCGTCTAAAACCGGTTCTCCCCCCCAAGTGGCCCAGAGTTGAGCCTGTGGTATTACATCCTTGCGACGAGAAAGGGTGCTTGCTCTATGCCATGTGCGTCACTTCAAGGAcgcttctcctcatccttggattccttcttctcctcctcttcaaagATATCCatatcatcctcctcttctcgccTCTCCAGgtcatcctcgagctcctctgcCTCGGTGATGTGTGCCCGAGAGGCAGCATTGCCCTTCTCGGGAACCTCACCACCG contains these protein-coding regions:
- a CDS encoding RING-type domain-containing protein, coding for MPNKMRLGWYAGASTALAGTIVLSAFYQRANFYSAMVYLAQSNSCLLVLVNFSLLLYSSIVYGLIRLFFGPLRAVEVEQLTERAWFAITETCLAMTIFRDEIGAWFLVMFTALVTGKIWGWIGDARVELLEQAPPPNPRLFHLRLSASLLLSFAYDMFILRYTVNTVIQQAKPNMMFMFLFEFAILATCSWRTSARYALSLVEHRIEETQKHRRLAARRAEVQRERDTIVQQREVAAAAGEEVSDEPLPNPDDIEEMDIEVPGWSAKGEFVLWLDLISDMMKLGIYVAFFFMLLAFYGLPIHIMRDLFMTSRDFIKRLGALLRYRKAVQEMNRYPDATEEDLARENTCIICREDMQLWDPQNNPDTIDRVRPKKLPCGHILHLGCLKSWLERQQACPICRRPVSLNDNARAAENRAAGLRIELGARGPANQQAPADAGNAAAQGQQNGDGPGPGPEQRQGPRIFNFGPIRIGFGANGQQVRELAQQFGIPQAAFNQGLAPPTPAAATPNPAVQTGPATPQPLAGDNIQNIGTLLYQADMMIQRELQSLQVAQQELQTVHLLQAELQRLRQRHQQSQEQSQGGQSQLAPSSALPTTQPPLVPHHHHHYQMPPQVAVTQPPGFSSFPTIPPRNSSPLMARHGAPANAVPIPAGSTDLPEGVVIPPGWSLLPLHRLDGGQSSTQPSPQAGPQTTVADGNNVPQPTPTARQPSPSGSGSNDAQASTEPSSSVSAPETTISRSSQPSQFTSQFMRAVDPPTVVAPSPRMPNWGGSAQLFGGSGARLDQTDSVPRNEPHVTAGQAAPVDPSSQLAHPEAESHQQMQQDDSSAQSSDSDDLPETKPAKGKARAVTVEDVDDEEGMARSEEGTSSERREG
- a CDS encoding ZT-dimer domain-containing protein, whose amino-acid sequence is MSPDNSSTVIHHTHAIHLQSLNVARSSSRSSNNRHASSTAFEPVTADDNETIARNPSHLTDVESQVTATGRRHPSCLDPDPYGLARAYKTDSDLDEIKANTSRKRDGAAGRKCIPDQVGSKVKARKLQGFYKNQNAAIERMLKSVEEHRDEARQEHGDDQLKFRIAVWGSFAANVVLSAVQLYAAISSGSLSLFTTMADSIFDPLSNLTLILSARAIRRVDPRRFPAGKARLETVGNIVFCFLMIAVSLIIIAFACQELVQEKDDKKFYLPSVVAVCCAFATKFALFLYCWALKDKYSQINILWQDHRNDLLINGFGILTSVGGAKLLWWIDPMGAILLSVLISGIWLGTAFGEFLLVVGVTGSVEMQQLITYVCVTHSDAIQGIDTVRVYHSGPRLIAEVDIVMDPTQTLQESHDVAEALQFKLEDLPDIERAYVHIDYETTHKPEHKFKKDL
- a CDS encoding Hydrolase-4 domain-containing protein; translation: MSTETEGTFEVGGASLYTKTWTPEGPIRAKAVLLHGFSDHMGWYNDVCRVLASNGIQVFGFDQRGWGRSVRKPSDKGNTGPTSQVTADIAAFLQSKLPSEVPVFVLGHSMGGGEAIALAADPQYAELVSQVRGWILEAPFIGFAPEEVPSSIKIAAGRLMGRLLPHFQLKHVITPENLTRRPEIGKGFRDDPLCHDTGTLECLAALLDRTAALQSGSVKLGSEVKALWLGHGDVDMACSYDAAVKYVENQDIADKAIKTYKGGYHALHLDLCQDEFAKDVVNWVLERSPDNGKIEAKL